GCCTGGAGGATCTCCAGGGCTCAAGTaggaggcagaggaggctgAGTGTCCCCCCTTGGAGCAtggccatggctgctgctggacCAGAGTGTCCAgcatgggagctgctgctgtccccatcccctcccaaaGGCTGTGgcatttctctccttcccttgcCATTTGCACCCAGGCCTGAGGCTTTAGTGAGCGGCTGCAaggcagagagctctgcagctgcagggcgGTATCAGACACGTGGGGTGCCTTTGTTTGCCTGGGTGAGCAGCCAAGTTGCAGCCCATCTCCAGCTTCGTACCAGCTGCAGATCTAAGGCAGCTGACTCGCCTGCCAAAAAACCTAAACACGTCGAGGACCAGGGAGTGGCTTGTGCCAGAGCTGAATAATGATGATCCCGGCATGCTTATAAAGAGAAGCCGAGAGCTCACCACAGAGCTGTTCCCTGCCATCCTGGTCCTCTGCGGAGCATCACCACACCTCGTCCACCAAGGTACGTCTGAATTGGGAAATTCAAAACGGGAACTGCCTGTGTCTGCAGCGGGGCCTGTGCCTGCAGATGGAGACAGACTGGGCTTTTCTTCTAAGCTTGGGGAAAATGttactgctgctcctgtggagGAGTTTCcagccagggaagcagaggagccCGGTGCTGCAGGGTCTGTACATGCCAACCTGCTCCAAGCAGAGCCCAAAGCATGTGGGCAGCATCCTGGTTCCAGAGACTGGGTgcaagcagcacagctcctgcttctgctctgcaggaaaacctgtcctttccctgctcaCCCCATGCTTTTGAGGGTCAGTTCATGTTGTATTTGGTGCTGATTTGAATCTCTACCAACTTCCCCACCTTGCAGTGCTGTGTATATCCTGACACACAAAGACCcctccagaggcagctgcactGTCTCTCCCTCTGTGTTGCAGTGTCAGGCAGCCCTGGCATACCTGGGGATGTCCCTCTTGCCACGCAGGTGTGTGCTGCAGGTCTCCAGTGCACATGTTCATGTCCTAGGGCCCCAGCTCTCCACTGGCTCTGGAATATGTTCCACCATTTAAAGCAAACATCCTGCATTTCCCCTTGCCTCATCTTTGGACAAACAATGATGCTCCTGGGCGTCCTTGGACATTTATCTCCCCTTCATCTTGCTATGTGTCAGATGTGGGTGATGAGTACAACTGTTCTCACTGGGCATTACCTGGCTTttcatggagctgctgggcacagcctgagcacaggcagggcttGAGGTGGTTTTGGGCTTGGGACTTCTTTTGCACTCTTCTAATCATTCTTTCCTCCTTGCTGTGCCCCTGAGGTGCCCTGCTGCACGTCCTATCCCTCGTGCTATTTCATAgaaagctctgctccagggaggccccagctcagctcttttccttttgcccaGGTCCATTTCCCGCCTGCATCCCAGTGCAGCCATGCTGGGCACGGCAGTGCGGCTCTCGGTCCTGCTCAGCCTCTTCAGCATTGGGAAAGGCCAGATGTTTCATATGGGACCATGCCCAGATCCATCAGTTCAAGAAGAATTCGATATCAACAAGGTGTGAAAACTTTTCTAAAAGTCTCATCGGGTGTTGCAAGTTAAGCTAAGAGGGTGTGGGACTGAGAGCAAactgcctgggagcagggggtggTGGCAGGTCAGGTCACACCTTGTGCCACAGCTGCTTGTGTGggtctgcagctctgctcaccccCCAGCCCCAACCACTGAGAGGCAAAAACTGTGCTGACACAGGAGgcaggctgctctgcctcacCTCATTCATGTTAAAAACATctctttaaacttttttctgtCAGTATTTGGGGAAATGGTACGAGATAGAGAAGCTGCCCTCAACTTTCGAGAAAGGAAGCTGCATCCAAGCAAATTACTCATTGAAGGAGAATGGGAAGTTCAAGGTGATCAACAAGGAGATGCTGTAAGTGTTTGTATTTGGGCCATGCCCTCACTGTGGCAGTGGCACTCCTGTCAcctctcctgctgtcctgggtgttcatttttctctaaattgTGTCTGgggctgagggtgctgagggagGCACCCTGTGGTTGCAGTAGCTCTTCTGAAAGATAGGGGTCTCTAATCCCTGCCAGTGACCTGAGGATCACCAGGTCTCTGTCTCATTGTCCAAGGTGAGTgataagaaatatttcaaatgtacATGGTGACTTCAGCATAAAATAGCCTGGATCTGCCCCCTGCCTGGCTTGTCAGCCCCAGAGATGGCTGAGAAGCTGGAGCCTTGAGTCCTGTTCTGGTGGGTCATGGGGCTGGTTGTAGGATGGCAGCTACCACCTTGTGCCCCAGCATGCTCAGAATTGCctgtgctcctctctgctccagagTAAAGTGACAAGGAAAAGGGGCAGGGAAGGTGAACCACATGagtaacttttatttaaatatttgtcagCCTACATCTGGAGAATTTATGATGCACAGATAGTAACTGCAAGGCGATCAGAAAGCATTGTCAGTTTAAATCAGTGGGGAAGggaatacttttttcctttattagGGAATTAGGACAGTTTGCAATTATCCTGAGTCCTCCTGGATTTTTACACGGAAAGATGCAGGTGTTAATTCATCTGTTTCCATCACCAGCCTGTGCTGTTGTGAGCTGTTGCAGTGAGAGGCTGAACGGATGAGAAGGAGGGAGCAGCGAACGCAGCGCTGtcccctgtgctcctggcatGGCATGGGGACTTTGTTCTGGCTCACAATAACAACAGCTTAGGAACACATCCCTTGTGTCCAGAacagagcagcatccctgctgtTCACTGAGTGCCCAGCACTGTCTGAGCAGCTCCACTGTTCGGGCTGCGCCTGGCAAACAGCTGGACATAATTAATCTGTGTGAGATTAAATCCAGTCATGGCTGTCActactgcagcagctcaggaccCTGAAATACTAGGGATATTATGGGACAGGTATGCACTGTGTATGACTCCAGCATCAGCCCCTTGacctctgctgctggcatcaTTGGCTTCTGCCTCCTTGGCTGTTCCTGTTTTACAGGGAAGTGTGAAACTTTCCTGTCTGATAGGCAGCATCCAGGTCTTGAGGCATCCGTGCAAAAATGCTATTATAAGATGGGCAGCTCAAGTCTTAGGGCttgctgccagcagggcagtgctctGAACAAGTAgccaaaaaaatcctgtctcACCACACAGGTACAGGTAATTTGCGTGCGGAGGAATGTGCAGTGACCTGGAAGAAGCACAGGTGGTTAAACAGAAGTGAACATGTGCCTTCCACAACTaccaggagctgagctgctccctggcacaTTCAAGATCATGGACAGGATCCTCCCATCCTCCCATGCTGGGTTCCTCCCACCCAGTGCAGAGCAGTCTTGCTCTCCTTCTTCTCTGTCATTGTCACCCTGGAAGCAAAGGACATCCCTCTGGCAGGGATAGTGGGAGAGTGGCAGCCTGGGATGCTGGGGTAGTTTAACCTGAGACATCCAGCTGCACCTGGCCCAGAGAagcccagtgctgctgaaaacatCCTCAGGGATGTTGGGATTTACTAGTTCCTATTTCAGCCACCTCTTGACAGGTAGTTGTGTCAGAAGGGATGATTTaggggaaatgaaaacaaaaattatctcCTACTCTCCTGactttatttgtcttttttgtcaTTCTCCCCTTAGTGCCAATGGCAAAATCAATGAAGCTGAAGGAGAACTCATGCACATGGATGTAAAACAGCCAGCCAAGCTGGGTGTCCGCTTTAACTGGTGTAAGTGTGTGGTGGGAAGGCTCCCCAGTGCCCAtggcctgggcagtgctgtggtCTGAGCATTGTGCCATGGCACCAGGGGTCAGAAACTGCAAAGCACGGGGTGGAGCTGCCCATGTGACTTCACACCAGCAAAGGGCTAAAATAGACAACTGTGACCTGCAGGCAGGTTTGGTGGCACTGATATGCCATTTATAGCAACAGCCCCCTCAGTGGTGGAGAACTCTTCACCAGCTGATCTCAAAGCAAGGAAGATCAGCAGCCTTGCTGTCCCTCCAGGTCATTGCAcagatggggacagggaggtggGGAGGTAGGGGAGACAGCCCCACAGTGCAGCAAGAGCCAAGAATAAGCTTGCTTCTCTGCACACTGCAGTACAGCTATTTGCCCACGCTGCCTCTACGTACAAGCAGCTTTTAATAACCATTAATAATGcggttttgtttgcttgttccTTCCCTTGTCACTGTAACACTTGACAGGGGCCTGCTGAGGTGCTGTGCCACAGTGCACAGAGCTTTCCTGTCTGCAGAAACACTGGAAAGTGAGCTGCAGTGTCCCCTTGGATCACTTTTTATTCTGCTCCCTCACACCTTTTCTTTGGCAGTTTCAAAGCTCTCTTTCACAGAGGGGTTATTTGGAGAAATGAGTGGAGGAGGGGTAATTGCAAAGGAAGTACAATGACTGTTCCATGAGCACAGCCAGACTt
The Parus major isolate Abel chromosome 9, Parus_major1.1, whole genome shotgun sequence DNA segment above includes these coding regions:
- the APOD gene encoding apolipoprotein D, which produces MLGTAVRLSVLLSLFSIGKGQMFHMGPCPDPSVQEEFDINKYLGKWYEIEKLPSTFEKGSCIQANYSLKENGKFKVINKEMLANGKINEAEGELMHMDVKQPAKLGVRFNWFMPAAPYWVISTDYENYSLVYSCTNILWLFHMDYAWILSRTPDMHPETVEHLKSVLQSYKIDTDKMMPTDQASCPAEM